Proteins encoded together in one Streptomyces umbrinus window:
- a CDS encoding chorismate mutase — protein MSTAADTATGTTENTTADRTGARTEAAADVITGARERIDALDDRIIGLVQERMAISAVIQEARIASGGRRVNLSREMDVLGHYRDALGKPGTSLAMTLLELCRGRV, from the coding sequence ATGAGCACAGCCGCCGACACGGCCACCGGCACCACCGAGAACACCACCGCGGACAGGACCGGCGCCCGTACCGAAGCGGCCGCCGACGTCATCACCGGCGCCCGCGAACGCATCGACGCCCTCGACGACCGGATCATCGGCCTCGTCCAGGAACGCATGGCGATCTCGGCGGTCATCCAGGAGGCCCGCATCGCCTCCGGAGGCCGCCGCGTGAACCTGTCCCGCGAGATGGACGTCCTCGGCCACTACAGGGACGCGCTCGGCAAGCCGGGCACCTCCCTCGCGATGACACTCCTGGAGCTCTGCCGCGGCCGCGTCTGA
- the guaA gene encoding glutamine-hydrolyzing GMP synthase — protein sequence MPEASPVAPDTVLVVDFGAQYAQLIARRVREARVYSEIVPSTMPVAEMLAKNPAAIILSGGPSSVYAEGAPRLDRALFEAGVPVFGMCYGFQLMATTLGGTVDNTGAREYGRTPLHVSKSGSTLFEGTPDEQSVWMSHGDACSAAPEGFSVTASTDVVPVAAFENDEKRLYGVQYHPEVMHSTHGQQVLEHFLYRGAGLTPNWTTGNVIEEQVAAIREQVGDKRAICGLSGGVDSAVAAALVQKAIGSQLTCVYVDHGLMRKGETEQVEKDFVAATGVQLKVVDAEERFLSALAGVSDPEEKRKIIGREFIRVFEQAQAEIIADAGPEVAFLVQGTLYPDVVESGGGTGTANIKSHHNVGGLPEDLEFKLIEPLRKLFKDEVRMVGQELGLPDEIVQRQPFPGPGLGIRIVGEVTKERLDLLREADAIAREELTAAGLDRDIWQCPVVLLADVRSVGVQGDGRTYGHPIVLRPVSSEDAMTADWSRLPYDVLAKISTRITNEVADVNRVVLDVTSKPPGTIEWE from the coding sequence GTGCCAGAAGCGTCCCCCGTCGCCCCCGACACCGTCCTGGTCGTCGACTTCGGTGCGCAGTACGCCCAGCTCATCGCCCGCCGAGTCCGCGAGGCCCGGGTCTACAGCGAGATCGTGCCGAGCACCATGCCGGTCGCGGAGATGCTCGCCAAGAACCCGGCGGCGATCATCCTCTCCGGCGGCCCCTCGTCGGTGTACGCGGAAGGCGCCCCCCGCCTGGACCGCGCCCTCTTCGAGGCCGGCGTCCCGGTCTTCGGCATGTGCTACGGCTTCCAGCTGATGGCGACCACCCTCGGCGGCACGGTCGACAACACCGGCGCCCGCGAGTACGGCCGTACGCCGCTGCACGTCTCCAAGTCGGGCTCGACCCTCTTCGAGGGCACCCCGGACGAGCAGTCGGTGTGGATGTCCCACGGCGACGCGTGCAGCGCGGCCCCCGAGGGCTTCTCGGTGACGGCCTCCACGGACGTCGTCCCGGTCGCGGCCTTCGAGAACGACGAGAAGCGGCTGTACGGGGTCCAGTACCACCCCGAGGTCATGCACTCCACGCACGGCCAGCAGGTGCTCGAACACTTCCTGTACCGGGGCGCGGGCCTCACCCCGAACTGGACCACCGGCAATGTGATCGAGGAGCAGGTCGCCGCGATCCGCGAGCAGGTCGGCGACAAGCGTGCCATCTGCGGCCTGTCCGGCGGCGTGGACTCCGCCGTAGCGGCCGCTCTCGTCCAGAAGGCCATCGGCTCCCAGCTGACCTGCGTGTACGTCGACCATGGTCTGATGCGCAAGGGCGAGACCGAGCAGGTCGAGAAGGACTTCGTGGCCGCGACCGGCGTACAGCTGAAGGTCGTGGACGCGGAGGAGCGGTTCCTCAGCGCGCTCGCCGGGGTCTCCGACCCCGAGGAGAAGCGGAAGATCATCGGCCGCGAGTTCATCCGGGTCTTCGAGCAGGCGCAGGCCGAGATCATCGCGGACGCGGGTCCCGAGGTCGCCTTCCTGGTGCAGGGCACGCTCTACCCGGACGTCGTCGAGTCCGGCGGCGGCACCGGCACCGCCAACATCAAGTCCCACCACAACGTGGGCGGGCTGCCGGAAGACCTCGAGTTCAAGCTGATCGAGCCGCTGCGCAAGCTGTTCAAGGACGAGGTCCGGATGGTCGGCCAGGAGCTCGGCCTGCCGGACGAGATCGTCCAGCGCCAGCCGTTCCCGGGCCCCGGCCTCGGTATCCGGATCGTCGGCGAGGTCACCAAGGAGCGGCTCGACCTGCTCCGCGAGGCCGACGCCATCGCCCGCGAGGAGCTGACGGCGGCCGGCCTCGACCGCGACATCTGGCAGTGCCCGGTCGTGCTGCTCGCGGACGTCCGCAGCGTCGGCGTCCAGGGCGACGGCCGGACGTACGGCCACCCGATCGTGCTGCGGCCCGTCTCGTCCGAGGACGCCATGACCGCCGACTGGTCGCGCCTGCCGTACGACGTCCTCGCGAAGATCTCGACGCGCATCACGAACGAGGTCGCCGACGTCAACCGGGTCGTCCTCGACGTCACGTCGAAGCCGCCGGGCACCATCGAGTGGGAGTAG